The DNA region TTGGCTTCCGGAGGCCATGCGCATCCTTCGAGACGAACTGCCCAATATCGAGGTCTCGGTCTCCAGCCAGTATTCTCCCGACCTTGCGCAGGCTCTGCTGAGGGGGAAGCTCGACTTGGCCTTCATGCGTCCAGAAGTGCAAATGCCCGACCTGGACTATACGGTCATCGTCAAGGAGCCGCTTCTCGTCGCCATGCCGAGCGATCATCGCCTGGTGTCGCAGAACGCCGTCGCGCTGCAAGACATCGCGGGTGAGATATTCATCGGCATGTCGAACACGGCCCCCACGCTCCGGGTGGTCATAGATGACTACCTGAAACGATCGGGGATGGATCTCCGGCCAGTGCACAGGGTCGACAATCTGGCGATGGCGATGTCGCTGATCGCATCGACCGGGGGCGTGGCGCTCCTGCCCGCCTATGCGAAGAACTTCCTGCCATGGTCCGTGACCAGCCGTCCGCTCGATGGCGAGGCACCGACGATCGATCTCGTCATCGGCTACAACAAGACCAACACCTCGCCAATTCTCGGACTGTTCCTTTCGCGTGTCGACCAGCTGAAGAAGAGGGCTCCGCAAAAGCATTGACCGTAGGCGCTGAGGTGACGGTATTTTATGCGTCGAATCTGATGACGCCGTTCTCTCTGAAGATCTCGAAAATCGACCGATTGATGCCAATAATGGGTGCAGTCCGGCCGGTTCCATCGACGGCCTGAATTCAGGGGAGCACGTCAAGAGCAGTCGAGTTCGGGCTGGCTTTCCGCGATCGGGCGCCGCGTTGATGGTATTTGCCGGGATTGCCCCCTGCCGCCAAAAGCGCGTCGTGAGGCGCCGAAAGTGTCGATAGCAGTCAATACATCGTTTGCTCTTCGCGGCGTCGCGGAAGGCGCGCTGTGGCGCCTTTCGCGAGCTCCGCAATTCCGATCATACCGTGCCGGGCTTTCGAGGCTTCAGCTCACGCGGCTTTGATGTCCTGGCGGAGTTCCGCTGACTGCGTAGGCAGCGGCCAACGCTCATGCATGCGATTGAAATAGGCTCCGATATTGGGGAAGGGGGACCAATCGAAGGCAATGGCGTTGCGGTAGCCTTCGAGCGCGGCGACCGAATAGTCGGCGATCGTGACGGCCTCGCCGACCATATGCCGCCTGGCCGCGAGATGGCTTTCGAGCACGGGCGCAAATCTGGAGAGATCGCGCTGTGCCCTGGCAACGAGAGCTTCGTCGGTGGGCCCGAAGCCCAACGCCGGCTTGGCGACGGTTTCGAAGGCGATCGCGCCGAACGCCTTGTTGAAATGGGCGAGCTCCCAGCATTGCCAGCGCACGATATCGGCCCGCTTGCGCGGATCGCGCGGGAAGAGCGCGTCGCTGCCCGCCTTGTCCGCGAGGTATTGCATGATTGCGTTCGACTCCCACAGCACGAATGAGCCGTCGACCA from Rhizobiales bacterium GAS188 includes:
- a CDS encoding LysR family transcriptional regulator, hca operon transcriptional activator, which produces MELRHLRYFVAVAEEGSLTLAAEKRLHTAQPSLSRQIRDLEYEVGVQLMSRSVHGIELTAAGRAFLDHARLALVQVEAAIEAARRAAHPAKPTFALGFLTGQEMDWLPEAMRILRDELPNIEVSVSSQYSPDLAQALLRGKLDLAFMRPEVQMPDLDYTVIVKEPLLVAMPSDHRLVSQNAVALQDIAGEIFIGMSNTAPTLRVVIDDYLKRSGMDLRPVHRVDNLAMAMSLIASTGGVALLPAYAKNFLPWSVTSRPLDGEAPTIDLVIGYNKTNTSPILGLFLSRVDQLKKRAPQKH
- a CDS encoding glutathione S-transferase, producing MKLYTFPASYSGRKVLAVVDHLALDVSIERLDGQAGDHRKPAYLALNPNGLAPTLVDGSFVLWESNAIMQYLADKAGSDALFPRDPRKRADIVRWQCWELAHFNKAFGAIAFETVAKPALGFGPTDEALVARAQRDLSRFAPVLESHLAARRHMVGEAVTIADYSVAALEGYRNAIAFDWSPFPNIGAYFNRMHERWPLPTQSAELRQDIKAA